AAGATCGCCATCTTGGCTGAGGTTCCTGGAACGTCTGAAAGCAATCATGTGATTTGAGAGCAGAGCggcatgggaaatgtagttcaaaGAGAAAATCCTTGAAACTGTGACATCACTTACCTAACAGGTTTGAGGGCAGGGCagcatgggaaatgtagttcaaaGAGGAAATCCCATAATCTTTGACAGACTGTGATAAGTGTTTGAAACCCTTGTTAGAGGGTTTCTGTATCTGCAGAGTCAGGGGAGGACTTGTGACTTTAAATCCCCGGGGAGGCTCAGTCAAACATCCCAGGAATAGTGTGGATACAAACAGATGTGGAGGATGGTACTCCCAGGCACATAATCCGGCGGCAGCTAAGTCTTGGGCTGTGTCGCGTTCACTAGACGGTGCTCCATGCaaagctcatgtgcccattgtagctcatgtgcccattgtagcgGCTTTCAGCAgtagacaggggtcagcatgggcaccatgactggtctgcagctacgcagccccatatgttctgacacctttctatcagaacggGCATTAACTTTTCAGCAATTTCAGCTACAGtagcatcaatgagccttggccgcccatgaccccaTTTGCAGGTTCACCacttccttccttggaccacttttgacacACCACAAGAGCTGCATTTTGGGggtgctctgacccagtcatctagccatcatcAACTTTgaagacaaaatgttcacttgctgccttatATATCCTACCCAGTGACAAGTGCCATgatatcagtgttattcacatCACCTGTcaatggtcataatgttatggctgatcggtgtatgtttTAAGGACCAATAGGGTTTTCTTCCAAAATACTTCTTCAAACAAGAAATTCCCAATTGATATAGATCTCAGAAATATACTTGCAATTCTATCCTGATTTAGAAACACCTAATTTCTTAGGATTTTAACCTACAGGGCAAATACAAAAAGTGCACTTCTTTTTCAAACTATTCGTTTTTCAAGTTCGACTAGTTGGGACTGTAGCCATAACAGCACTAACCAAGTTCAAAATATTCACAAAAGTATGTTATTAAAAGCAAGTAAGCCTAGCTAGAAGGTGCATGTAGCCAACGGCACTTCCTATCTCCCAAGTACAGCTACTGAGTCATGTCTgcactcccagttggtgcttttgctaccagtatgttctGGTTGATAGCCCTGCTTGAATCCAGGTGACAAAATTaagtatatctttaaatatatcAAGGACAAGGTATCAATGATGGACCGCTATTTGAAACATTTGGTAACACATCTAGTTACTCACTACATAGATTCTTCATAATAGGCTAGTCGAAGGTTACCATTTTAAAAGTCTCAGGGTATAGCAAAGGGTGAAGGATTCTAGAGAGGAAAAAAGACACAAGGGGCAGGAAATGGAAATGGAACTGAGAAGGTAGACGTAACCTTCAAGAACATGGAAGTGGGAAGGCAGCGACATACATCTGTGCTGGGCTCTATGGGGGCCCTAGTTCAGCTAAATGACACCTGCAGCTGAATGCTGTAACTAGACCTAAGGGGTAGAATGCTAAATCTCCTAGCCTTTAGCCCCTCCCACCCAAAAAagctaatattaaatattatggtAAGAGACATAGAGTTTACTTCTAACAGGTGGGCCTCTTCAGCAGATACCAGAATGTTCCAGATCTAAAAACTGCTTATGTTGCGGAAGCTACAGGCCAATGTGGCATTGTCTAAAGCTTTATTTGTACAAAAAGAGATTATGTTCTTTATTGCAAAAACAAAGTGTAAGACGTCCAGCATTCTTTTGGAGTTAAAGAAACTGCcctatataccatatttgctcaattataagacaaccctccaaaatttgaatattaaaaaagcctgaatataagactaacctataggaaaaaaggttttactagtaaatataaaCTCACACGTTaactgttttttcatatttaataaaaagtataattgagaaaaaatgcatttttgtttttatttcattttatttgccaacttgccccctagttatgcacatctgcccatagttatgaacatctgaccccagacttgccactctaCCCAGTCAAATTGGAGTCAGCAACGGGGGATCTCCctgcaaatgttaaaagggttaataggGACACTGTGCAGTTACACATATAAAGGCTGTCTTGACCAATTTGATCCAAGACCTGATGGAAACCCAATTTAGTGCTTGTCTAGGTTGTTCAATGTGTGACATCCTGGATGCTCTGAGTTCAATGAAGATTCAACTTGGGACAATTTGGAAATTGAATGGAAAATTAGCCAAGAACTATAGCTCACTACTCCCATAAATTTAGAAATTTTTTTAGCGATTCCCCACTTAGTTTGGGATAATCCCTTGAGTGTCCACAACTAAAATTGAACTGAGCATTGACAGCTGAGATGTTGTTTTTTGGGTAACAAAGTTATTATCCATCCAGAGTATTTGTGAAAATCCACATTAGCCCTAATCACCAACTGCAAATGATTTTAAATCCATTTGAACCAAGTGTATTATGCAGGAACTGCCCCCTCCCAGGTAAAAATGTCACTGTGAGCTAGCTGGGACCTACATCCCACTTCTCTAACACTTCAACAATTCTATGTTGAACTAGCAAGATTTGATGCTGTTAACAAAGCAGGCTGGGAATAATTGCAAGAGATCAAGGgaaaatgaaaagataaaactataaaaagaaCCGGTGCAGCCAAGGTAACAAGGCATTTAAACGTCTCTCCAATagacaaaaaaagcaaacagcTAAGAATATAATTAATATGATTAATTATCAAGGAAAAGCCTTATTGGAACCACGCTGTGTTAGTGGTGAACACTCTAAAGAAAAGTAAGGTCTTGGGCTGAATagtttttctaacttttttatGACACATTTGAGTCTGAAATAACCCCCATGATGCTttcaattaaaaacaataaaaagatgtCAATGGACATGCAAAAGGCAAATATCAGCTCCATACTAAAAACAGATAAAGACAAAACCCTTACAAAGACCCTTTTTAaagatcttttaaaaaaataataaaatatactcaGCAATATTAGCTCAATGATTAAAAAGAGTCATCTCTTAAGACCAAGCAGGGTTTATCCATTTAAGAAATGCAAGGGACAGCATatgaaaaatatagaataatgtTTGTTGCAAGCATTCGAGGAGAGTCCATGCTGAAAAATCTTTTGATAATAAAAGAAgggaataatatatacaaaatctTGCTATTTGCACATGCTATCATTCTGACCCTCACTAAATCACCCCTCCTCCTCAACTCATCAATACAAAAGCTTCCTTGGAGTGACAATTCCACTTTAATTGGTccattaaatgtgttaaatatcTAGGAATTCAAAAGATCTGATTAAATTGAACTATGTACGTCTTCAGGAATTATTTATAACCTCAATCTCAATGAATGGAAACACCTATACATATCTTGGAAATTGACTTAATCaactattatatatttctgCATTTATATTCAGATCTAGTCGCTTAATTTGATGTCAAGAACTCTTTACCAGATGTTAGGAAACTTCATGAAGCAGCAATGTTGGCCCATATAGCAAAGTGGGCACACATATCTTTAAATACCCAATATGGCTTGACTTAGAAGAGGGCGATTTAAAGGATGGTAATATAAACACCGCTATATGGGATAGGAGAAGTGAAAGGATCTTTAAAAATCCAATagcaaaaaactaaaaactggtgaaaaataaaaaagtattggaAAAATCTTAACTGTGAATGGTACGGGCCTATTGATAAGAGTAGTTGAGAATATTGATCTTACGCTATGTAGGGAGAATGTTGTACTCTTTGTGTCTCaacttttaagaaaaaacaaagtattCTCCTATGAATTCTTGAAGAATGCTTATAAAATTAATGCTAGCCAACACTAATTATGTGTGAGTTTAACACTTCATCGAGAGGGAGGTTTTAAATAAGGATCTCCTCCATCGTCAAAATTTAAGACAGCTTCTTTAGGAtgaaggaacaaaaaaaatatttcacacaaaataaatatttgataagCTTTCTGGCCTCCAAGACAGCGATTGCGATGAAATGGACAAGTGAATTGATCTGTTGGAAGGCTGCACTTTCAGGCTTTGTTGGAGAAAGGTTATTATAGAATAAACGCTCTATAACATCTGGCTGGAGAATAAACCAAAATTCTAAGTTAAAATTGTTTATTATGCACTCCAAGCCGCATGCTAGAGTAAGGTGATTCTGAtgtgtattattcattttttttctataatacatTGTCTTAAttgctattaaaataaaaaaagaacattattcGTCACAGACATCATACGTTCTCTTCACACACCGATAACTGATAAGAACGCACGCACTACGCACTTCCCACTTcccttctattaaaaaaaatggctgacaGGGTCACGTGAGAGTTTGCAGCAAAGCATGTCGGGAACTGTAGTTCATTGCTAATTATTCTGTAGTTCTGTCCGGCGGAAGAGCCCTCCTAGCACGGGGTTTCCTGAGCTGCATTCACGGGGCTTCTTCCTTTCTGTCCGACATCTTTGAAAGAGCAGCAGCATGGTGAGGACCTGGGGACACGGAAACGGTCTAGGAGGGCTCTGGGGAGGAAAATTGGCAACCGATGGAATATACTACAAGTAGACATAGTGCCGCGTACCCTGCTATGAGTCTAGTTCTAGAATGAGGATGCAAGGAGCGAAGCGGCGGCGTTACCGGGCCCGGTCAGCCTGGGCTCTGCGGAAGCCTCTTGCGTTGGATGTTACTGTTGCTATTGAATTTGAATTTATATGTAGTTTTGGGCTGCAAGATGTTTATAGGTGTCTTACAGCGTACCGATTTACGTTAACGCACACACCTACAGTCCACGTTCTACTTCAGTAACGTCGTTTTGTGTGTTCGCTTGCGTTGTGTAATTGACCTGCCTGGGCCTGGCCCTGGCCCTGACTTTGCACGGGATGATCTCAGCAAGGCAGAAGTAATTCTGTTCCTAAACGCGTTCCTGTTAATGGGCCTGTAGTATGGAGTTGGTCGCCTCGAAGCCGCATCTCTTATACCTGTAATATTTCCCGGTCACGCACTAACCCGGTAAGGGATGGGCCGGTGTCGTTACCGCGGTGCTAGACTGGCTAATGACAATTAGGAAAGTATTGAGATATATAGTGCTCGTGCGCTCAACTCCCGGGAGTCTGACACTGGGGTGAAACGCTTTTGGGGTGCGAGTATGTGAtgatggggggggagggggggtgtttctctagtgtatgtatgtatatatataattactgtcCTTAGACTGCCTTTGCTCCCGATGCAGTGGTTTTTGGGCTCTACCAGTGCTTACTGCGTCCTTCTGCAGCCAATTAATTTTCTATAATTTTATGCAGCCACCTAAAGACGATAAGAAGAAGAAGGATGCGGGCAAGTCTGCCAAGAAGGACAAGGATCCCGTCAACAAGTCCGGGGGCAAGGCCAAGAAGAAGGTGCGTGTGTCTGTAGAAGGATTAGGAAGACGCTTCTGATCTACTAAACCTTGTGAAACACAAAAATCTGCCTTTCAAAGTACTAATAATATTCTATGTGGATTCACATGGATCCTTTTAGGGCTCTTGTAGTGGCTTCTATATCCAAGTGCTTGTTTTTTGTGatgcattatatacatttttaaagtgtttaCTGCTGTAGACGTTTGACAGCTCTGTGGGGTGGATAACATGTCCATTCTCTGGTTTATCATATCACATTCTTTTTACAATACTTTTAACTTGTACGTATTAGTATTTGATGTCAAGACTGACATTTTTGGAATCTACTTGTGTTGGTCGGTGGCATGTAGCATCGACACGTCTAGAGCTTAAACTCGCTTTAGGTACTACCTTCCTTGATCGGGTAGGTTGGTTAATGAGTCCTACACACACATAGTCATGCGATCTGTTTTCAGTATAATTTTCAGCACACTGCTACCTTGCATTCAGAATACACCTGGTCTTTCCTACACCCCTTTCAGTTGTGCACAATATTGTTGTGAAAACAAAGCCCTAAAGCAatagttgcttttttttttttgtctgctttagatcaggaaaaatggtttctatgtctttatttctttaataccGTGGCTTGCCTGTTTTGTGATATCTAAATGGTAATATGTCGGAAATGGGATATATAAGATagctatacatttttcttatagtCCTCTGGCTGTTTCTCAATACTGTTGGGGGGGGAGATTGGTAGTTAGATTTTGTTAGTATGACTCTAACTATGGAAGGCATGTTAATACAAATCCTTTCTTGTCCCGAGCAGAAGTGGTCCAAGGGAAAAGTCAGAGATAAGCTGAACAATCTTGTGCTGTTTGACAAGGCCACATATGACAAGCTGTGCAAAGAAGTCCCCAACTACAAGCTGATCACACCCGCCGTGGTGTCTGAGAGGCTGAAGATCAGGGGTTCTCTGGCCCGTGCTGCGCTGCAGGAGCTGCTTAACAAAGGTAAGAACCGGTGTATCAGTGATAGGGAGTTGGTGGTTTGGTCTGTCAGCTATGACTCCCATGTGGAAGTGCCACAGTGCATTTTGTTAATTGTTAATGCTTTGTGAAACCAGCAGCTCCTTCCTATTAAGCTTTAGCAGATTTGCCacaatagccttttttttttgtctaccaTTGTGGCAGCCTGAAATTCATGCTCATGTAAGTGATATCCAAGAACGTGATCTTTATGCAGTTTCCAGTGATCAGTGTCAGTTCTTGTCTTATTGTGATCATGAGTGAGCGTAGAACAGTTGATGTCCTGTGATCCGTGCAGTCTCTATCGATTCTTCTTTTTCATACaacattgtgttaaaaaaatgtccctGAATTTAGTTATGAGTGAAGAGAGGGTTAGTTATTAAACGCAAGATGGGAAACTCTTCTTAGGCAAAATGTTAAGATACCTTTTGATTGAAATGACAACCTGTCACTTTCTCTTTTGATGTCTTATATATTGAATTCCATAGTGGCAAACCTTGTGTTTAAGACATTGGCATAaacattcattattttgtttgcttgATGATGAAACTTTCCTACGACCAGTAGAATATTTAACGAGTTATTTCTCTCTTTAGGTCTGATTAAACTGGTGTCCAAACACAGAGCCCAGGTCATCTACACCAGAAATACAAAGGGTGGAGATGCACCAGGAGGAGGCGAAGATGCATAAGCCGGTGAGTTGTGTCTTTGGTTTTACGCTCGactctgtatataaaaaaataaataaataaaaaaaaaaaattatttggatgTAATACTAGTAATAGCCTTCATTCTGTTTTCTCTGCAGGAGCTGAACCTCTCGTGCCAGATTATTCTATGtccgaaaaaataaaaatttctgaataaaaatcatctgtctgtttttgttttctttgagtAGCTCTAAAGTGTGTGTGCTGGTAAAGTGCTGAAACTTAACACCTAGCTTAACTATTAAATAGCatagtgtatacaaaaaactgTTTGCACTCTAAtgaagttggcaacaaatacattAACGTAATATAAATTGCTCACTGCcatgtcaaggcacactctcaatagggtgagaacctactcgcCTCCGTTTTCAGTGCCCGTTTctcttatatactgtattggctcgattataggccgcaccctaaaagcaAGGAAGGTTGTCTCAGcttatcggagagtaggatgcaggtcccctgcagcgctgcaggggatctgtatcctaacgaTACGAATTcctgcgctagaccccgaatataggccgcacccccactttaaagacttaaaggggggggggtgcggcctatatccgggcaaatacggtatttgtcgccaactttattagggtgagaagtgcagactttttttttttatatatacattgtacagccaatacactgtttttgcagcatgctcacaacTGCTTCGTAGGCCTCACTTTACACATTTGCATTTGAGCCTGGAACTCGCTTAGCGCACCATTTCTTTTCTCAGCGTAAAATGGTACCCAGACTCACTAATACAGTAGATTTGGTAGGATCCGAGGGGCTTGCAATGGAATTCCAAGTCTGGTGCTGACACCAGGGCAGTTTAGCACCCATTGACAATGCTTGGAGGAGTAAGTATTAGGATTTGTTACACACTGTTTGCAGAATGTTAGTCTTTAATTTTGAGTCTTGAATGCAGGTATTTAGTCTTGAGGACTTTTAAGCTCTTTCCTGTCTCTGTACCCACAGCAACAATTTTTCTTTGGGACAAATCCGATTTAGGAAGATATTCtttcatttatgtaaaaaagtAGGCAAAAGACTCTTCATGGGATTGCGGGAAAATTCAACAGAATACGTGCAAATACAGGAACATTAATCGGCATAGAGCATGGTCGTTATGTTGTCCAAATTAAAAACTGAAATATGTTTCACAAAGTGATTTATTGGTCCGAAGTCTCATTTGAGGCAGCGTAGTGAATTCAACCCAGAAACACaacatatttttggaaactaggCCAGCccaagctatttagtgacacaTTGGCAAGTTTCATGTAGCTTCGCACAAACATCTTCCAAATTTGATggtaaaaattacattattgaCACTGTTGTAGTTGGGTATGTGcgaaataaaacaatttgcatTGCCTTTCTCAATTGAAGTTCtcactggttaaaaaaaaacaattggccAAGGTATCCCTGATTTGCTGTAGGCGGTCTTCCCCCTATGCGACAGGCCAGCAACAATGACCCAGGACACTGAAACGCAGGATCAGCTGATTTGTCATGTGTCTTTAATGGTAAGGGTATGCAGGGTGTAATAATGCATCCTGCATTGCGAAGATGTTAAATATATGAAGGTACAACAAACATTAAGGGTATAGAAGTAAACAGGTAATCTGGTATCACATCCATCCAATGTTTGCCTTGCTAGTGCCTTATGCACACGAAGTCTGCAATGCACCCCTTCTACATGCAGCCACTTACTGACAAAGACCTAAGGGCACTGCCTCCTACCAGCTCCATAGGGTGCTTCTGTGGTAGAGGCCACCCCACTGCCTCATATTTATGGTCTGCCTCATGGTTTTTATAGCGCAGGTGAGCCAACAGAAGGTATGCACAGAGTCAACTGTACATTTTGTACACATTGGGCAAATCAATCTCTTCAGCAACAGTGTTTGTGATCAGTGTAAACAGCCCCTCTGCCGTAAAACAGGCAGCTTATACCGTGGGTGACCCAGCTCCCTGCAGCACCGCTGTTTAGCAGTCAGGTTAAAAGGTAcattcactggccactttattaggtacacctgttcaattgcttgtcaacacaaatagctaatcagccaatcacttgctcaatgcatttaggcatgtagacgtggtcaagacaacttgctgaactTCAAACCgggcatcagaatggggaagaaaggggatttaagtgactttgaatgtggcatggttgttggtatcagacaggctggtctgagtatttcagaaactgctgatctactgagaTTTTTACGCGCAACcgtctctagggtttacagagaatggtccgaaaaagagaaaatatccagtgagcagcaatTGTGGATGAAAAAGCCTTGTgaatgtcagaggtcagaggagaatgggcagactggttcgagatgacagaaaggcaacagtaacacgagtggtggtgtaatggtgtgggagACATTTTCTTTGCGcgctttgggccccttagtatcAATTGAGCGTTGTTTAAACACGACAGCCTACTTAagtattgtttctgaccatgtcAATCCcgttatgaccacagtgtacctatcttctgatggctacttccagcaggataatgcaccatcaTCTCCAACTGGTTTCATGAATTTGACAATGACTAcactgtattccaatggcctcCATGTGGTGGAACGAGGGATttacatcatggatgtgcagccaacaaatgtgcagtaatagtgtgatgccatcatgtccacaTGGActaaaatctctgaggaatttTTCCAGCACCtcgtagaaagtatgccacgaagaattaagtcagttctgaaggcaaaagggtcTAACCCAGCACTAGCAAGATGTACCTTATAAAGTGAGTGTAGATCATTGATCTCTCATTCTGGGCTGTTCACCCTATAGATGACCAAGCTGTGTCAGCATGATCCTCCACAGTTGACTTCTGCTCAGCACCATGCTTAAAATACGTTGTATCTCGGCATTCAGCAGTAAAGGGCCCCCCTGGACGGTCAGGAAGGGGGAACATGACTGCTGTCCCCCTGCCTGGGGTCAGTAGTTCATGGTCCGGTTCAGGATATGGGTTGCAACATTGTTGCTTTAAtgtactggggaggaataaagggGAAACTTTCCTTATTCTGACCTTCAGTCATTTGACACTCTGGACGAGCTTCCCTCCCACCCTCCCctgtttttctgtatttgttgTGATCTTTGTTCCTGTGCTGGTGtcggtttttcttttcttttagtcACAGCGGGAAGTCATGGCCAGCACCTTTGCTTGGATATCCGGTGTATAAAGAAGACTTGGGGAGACGAGTTCTGCGGAGGCTGATGGTACCCAGAACGAGAGCTCTTGGTAATGTTTGGGGTATCTGCCTGTCGGTAACACGACAGCTGGCAGGATGATTATGTTTATGGTTACAATGTGCTGGTTCATGatgtttaataaagctgtggccaatgccCTTCCCACAAACTGTGTCGTCTTCTCTTTGGGTGGGGATGTGGGCTTTGGTCATGCTTGGTGTGGTGTCTTGGGTCTAAGCAGTCAAGTAACCAGCGCTAAGGGGATGGCTGGTGACGCTGTACTGGGCTAGGCCCGGAGCAGTGCCAGTGATAGATCTCGAGAGGTTTTTACTCTGCACTATGTTTTATCTGCTGAACTTTATTGCAATATTAAAATgatgttaatattaaaatgatcaTCCCCGCCAGATAacgttaaaataaatgtaatactacacataacacatacaaaatgtaataaGAAAAGGAGGAATGGATTGCGAATCAAAACAAATGACCAAATGTGCTCTGAAAGGATGTAGGTGTTATAAACAAAACTTATGCCCTCAGGGGATGTAACTCCTATGGGAcagaaaaaagtttacatgttaAAAGATACCTAGGGATTCCCCATCTGAAAATAGTGCTATACTGTCTGGgttatttatattgtgtttagGTTTTTAGACACCAGAGGGGTTTTCTCACTAAACATTTAGGCAAAACATTCTGTTGCGTCTTCTTTACTGGCCGACCTTCCCTGCATAATCCATAGTATATTGTATGACAAATACTGTTTCTGTAGCTGTTAATTAGATTTATTTGCTAAACTGTTAGAGTAAGTCATGTTAGATCAAATGAAGCCAGCAAGTTGAAAGATATACTCAACTCACTTTAACACCCACTCCTTCTAATActacacgcttacacatacagtatacacacacgaTCTCCCTCTTTTAACGTGGACGTCTCACACTAGGCTCATTCCTGATACTCATATTATATGCTGAAACACACGCTCACGCTGACAATATTTAATACAAGGCCATCTTTTTTGGCAGTAGTAATCTGAATGATTTAATTTGAAAATAACACTTTAGAGGTATAACCTGATAACTAGGAAATAGAATCACTTCAGAGTGGTTAGTAGCAGGTTTCTGAGGAACTTAGGTCCAAGCTCGCCCCTTCCATCTGGCtattaataactaataataactaattattaactaatataataactaataatttgTCATATTAAAAATTTTGTTCTCACCCTTTTTTGATTAGCTATAACCAAAAGGGCATTTACATCTCTCAACCTTGGGGCCCTTCTGGGGTTGTGTTGTTTTAGTGGAGGACAATTTATTTAGATATAAAATGAGATATTTAGATTTGCAAATGTAATCTctatctagattgtaaactcagttgagcagggccctcctcacctgtaatctctgtaagtcaaaatgttatgttaagcaataaataaaaataataataaggctgTTGAAATTGCAGATTTACTCttagcttctttagcaaggcagtcgtcttggaggtgtgtttggggtcattatcatgttggaatactgccctgcggcccagtctccaaagggaggggatcatgctctgctccAGTATGTCACAGTCaatggcgtcgctacaggggggcaagggggggcaattgccctcccATAGATTATTTCTGttgcccccccaccaccaccaaacTTGGAACCACCCaacctagggtgaccacatgtcccgggcAGCGCAAatagaaaagcttttttttatgcgGAGATTGTGTCCTgcggtttgtgtgtttttggtataGCAGAGaccatcctggtgtgtgtgtatcggtgttggcgtggcagagcctggcctggtgtgtgcgtgtgggtgtcagtgtagcagagcatgtccttacgtgtgtgtgttggtgtgtacatggttgttggtgtgacagagcctgtcctggtgtgtgtgtgtgtgtcagtgtagcagagcctgtccttgtgtgtgtatgggtgttggtgtgacagagcctgtcctggtgtgtgtctcagtgtagcagagcctgtcctggtgtgtgtgtgtgtgtgtgtgtatgggtgttggtgtgacagagcctgtcctggtgtgtgtgtttgggtgtcggtgtggcagagcctgtcctggtgtgtgtgtttggatgtcggtgttgcaaagcctgtcatggtgtgtgtgtgtctgggtgtcagtgtggcagtgcctgtcctagtgtgtgcgtttgggtgttggtgtggcagagcctgtcctggcatgtgtgtttggatgtcagtgtggcagagcctgtactggtgtgtgtgtgtttgggtgtcgttgtggcagagcctgtcctggggtgtgtgtttggatgttggtgtggcagagtctggcctggtgtgtgtgtgtgtgtgtgtgtgtgtgtcacagagcctgttctggcgtgtgtgtgtttggttatctgtttcctggcactcaatttacagtaggaactatttcatttttacttatccagagagaaaatgccctcctgaatttgtagtgacttcaggggacaaaacattcaagaccctgaaatcatttagttgaaaagataaggtattgtgtaatttactctataatatttatttcagggaTTAGTCACGCTAaattcaggcttcccatgttgaatggccaagtattatttatgtatatgtatatatatgttttttcagtaatatgatttaatggtggaaattattaatgtcccccagttttgactgtggaaTCCTATGTGCCCCCCATTATATTGACCAGAGTCGCCACtggtcacagtacatgttggcattcattttTCCTCTCagtgaactgtagctccccagtccCGGCAGCGCTCATGCAGACCCAGACCATTATTTTCCCCCGATGAGCCTGGAAATATAAAGTGTAAATCAGAAATAATATGTTTCTGTGGttgaaaataaaagagaaaacacattggaaaataaatcaaatgatCCAGCTGATATAAAAAATTGGaagaattaaaatgtttttgaatataaataatatcctTCAAAACAAGGACAAAACAAACTAATTAATGCTCTGCCCTGCCCAAGCATATCATGCAGGAAAACGGAGCCAGAGACAAGGTTCG
This window of the Spea bombifrons isolate aSpeBom1 chromosome 12, aSpeBom1.2.pri, whole genome shotgun sequence genome carries:
- the RPS25 gene encoding 40S ribosomal protein S25; its protein translation is MPPKDDKKKKDAGKSAKKDKDPVNKSGGKAKKKKWSKGKVRDKLNNLVLFDKATYDKLCKEVPNYKLITPAVVSERLKIRGSLARAALQELLNKGLIKLVSKHRAQVIYTRNTKGGDAPGGGEDA